The Mucilaginibacter terrenus genome has a segment encoding these proteins:
- a CDS encoding sugar porter family MFS transporter, with the protein MIDTINYTGAKKSTTYLYLVCLVAALGGFLFGFDTAVISGTVSLVKKDFSLTAVSEGWFVSCALLGCIIGVSFSGKLSDKYGRKIVLILSAVLFLASALGCMLTNSFTELIIFRLIGGLGIGVASMVSPLYISEFSPSRYRGMMVSLYQLALTIGIVLAYFSNAYLANHVNDSYSLGLLQNIFSAEVWRAMLGLGALPAAIFLLSLFMVPESPRWLLLKGEEQKARTILIKIDGEAAAANEIKAFKDQDDADNTSLKELFKPVYRKALWIGLLLPFLSQVCGINAVIYYGPRILEQAGFTLNNALGGQVTIGLVNVVFTFVAIFTIDKWGRKPLLYAGVGGAVLSLLIIGALFALGVTSGPWILIFILAFIACFAFSFGPVCWVVVGEIFPNAVRGKAMALATLSLWIGNFLVGQLTPVMLESLGSSWTFWLFALCCSPALWITWKLIPETKGRSLENIERYWKEDYHLNRPKL; encoded by the coding sequence ATGATCGACACGATAAACTATACTGGTGCCAAAAAAAGCACCACATACCTGTACCTCGTTTGCCTTGTGGCTGCTCTTGGCGGATTCTTATTTGGGTTTGATACTGCCGTAATATCAGGCACCGTGAGCCTGGTTAAAAAGGATTTTAGCCTTACTGCCGTAAGTGAAGGCTGGTTTGTAAGCTGTGCCTTATTAGGTTGTATAATAGGGGTAAGCTTTTCCGGCAAGTTAAGTGATAAGTATGGGCGCAAAATAGTGCTGATCCTGTCAGCGGTGTTGTTCCTGGCATCAGCGTTGGGTTGCATGCTTACTAATTCGTTTACCGAGTTAATCATCTTTCGCCTGATAGGTGGCTTAGGCATAGGCGTAGCATCAATGGTGTCGCCACTATACATATCAGAATTTTCTCCATCTAGATACCGTGGTATGATGGTGTCGCTTTATCAATTGGCTTTAACAATTGGGATTGTGCTGGCTTATTTTTCTAATGCTTATCTAGCTAATCACGTAAATGATAGCTACTCATTGGGGTTACTGCAAAACATTTTCTCAGCTGAGGTATGGCGCGCAATGCTGGGCTTGGGGGCTTTGCCTGCAGCAATATTTCTACTTTCATTATTTATGGTGCCAGAGTCACCAAGGTGGCTTTTGTTAAAAGGAGAGGAGCAAAAGGCACGAACTATACTGATCAAAATAGATGGAGAGGCCGCTGCAGCAAATGAGATCAAAGCTTTTAAAGACCAGGACGATGCGGACAATACATCCCTTAAAGAGCTATTTAAACCTGTTTACCGCAAAGCGTTATGGATTGGTTTACTGCTGCCCTTTTTATCCCAGGTTTGCGGTATAAACGCAGTGATTTACTACGGTCCGCGCATTTTAGAACAAGCCGGTTTTACGCTCAACAATGCCTTAGGTGGTCAGGTGACAATTGGGCTTGTAAACGTAGTATTTACCTTTGTTGCAATTTTCACCATAGATAAATGGGGCCGTAAACCGCTGCTTTATGCAGGTGTTGGCGGCGCGGTACTATCGCTTCTTATCATAGGGGCTCTATTTGCGCTGGGTGTTACCTCCGGCCCCTGGATACTCATTTTCATTCTGGCTTTTATCGCCTGCTTTGCGTTCTCATTCGGCCCGGTTTGCTGGGTAGTTGTTGGCGAAATATTTCCCAACGCGGTGCGTGGTAAAGCCATGGCACTTGCAACGTTATCCTTGTGGATAGGCAACTTTTTAGTTGGCCAGTTAACGCCGGTTATGCTGGAAAGCCTGGGTTCATCGTGGACTTTTTGGCTTTTTGCCCTTTGCTGCTCACCGGCATTGTGGATCACCTGGAAGTTAATTCCCGAAACCAAGGGGCGCTCCCTGGAAAACATAGAGCGTTACTGGAAAGAAGACTATCACCTTAATAGACCTAAATTATAA
- a CDS encoding SusC/RagA family TonB-linked outer membrane protein, whose amino-acid sequence MRSKLLQKLKKLKWLYSKPIVAGMLGIAAFNSAAYAVGTKPQFYTKKVVDITVTGRVFDETNQPLPGVNVSIAGTTIGTITDVNGRYTLNIPDAYASRSISFSFIGYIKQDIAISGKTEINVNLKTNSTSLNEVVVVGYGTQKRINVTGAVSTISSKSIENKPVLNTYQALQGESPNLIIQQTNLNPGSDVTVNIRGINSLGDNTPLVVVDGIIGGNLNTINPNDIASVSVLKDAGSAAIYGSRAANGVILVTTKAGRFNAKPTVSYNGNYGLQDAQVLVHKVDAWDNAYYKNQSLINSGLPAAYTPDQIQALKDAGNGTWDIEHLLKKAPLQSHNLSITGGGETNSYYISAGYQNQGSNLIGNGGSGADFGYQKYNLRLNQTSVIGRFRSNIILNYTKTRNKTNSVGDNNIFADANRVPHNYNWLDENGNYLTNPVASQYNEYGVLEKGGYNQADNDEVFGSFTGQLSITKDLKLTGQFGGTIQNNGTFFRRTQVDYLPAGVYGNDLTVLDGNSKSFLTDTKVYAEYSKKISDHTFKIQAGVESETYNQRGFQLQKTLTDPLLGTPTTGTIVDTQNSSNSIGVNSTSLLSVIGRLNYSYKDKFLLEALFRNDASSKFAKGNRASFFPSVSAGWIISKESFMESLKNTVSTLKLRASYGTVGNQNVRNYQYQTTYFNYPNAYGFGNNIVGGAGTNIANRDIGWEKSAKLNIGVDAGLFDDRLVATLDYFNSTTSNILAARADVPFVYGAASPDYNVAKVRNNGWEASLTYNLRGKEVSQSFSVNIADNKNKLLKLTGSATETIYNQDVFQLIRRVGEPITQYYGYETNGFFQNQQDIDNSPKLAGNNVQPGDLKFKDRNSDGIIDEKDKTVLGNPFPRYTFGFTYRVAYKGFDLSFFIQGVGKRDAFLRGELVEPFHYGYGATVYEHQTDIWSPTNPNARYPILANIGSPSNTNNWRTGSDLYKYDAAYARLKNVNIGYNFSNSVTKKLGIQRLRVSLIGQNLATLSKLKFIDPETSEFGNNLNPGSASNSARQYPLPVFYGAGLDISF is encoded by the coding sequence ATGAGATCAAAACTATTACAAAAACTTAAAAAGCTTAAATGGCTTTACAGCAAACCTATTGTAGCAGGTATGCTGGGCATTGCCGCCTTTAACAGCGCTGCTTATGCCGTGGGTACAAAACCACAATTCTACACAAAAAAGGTTGTTGATATAACCGTAACTGGTAGGGTATTTGACGAAACCAATCAGCCCTTACCCGGTGTTAATGTAAGTATTGCCGGCACCACCATTGGCACCATAACTGATGTAAACGGCCGCTACACACTTAACATACCTGATGCTTACGCAAGCAGGAGCATAAGCTTCTCGTTCATCGGTTATATCAAACAGGATATTGCTATTTCGGGTAAAACAGAAATCAATGTAAACTTAAAAACGAATAGCACTAGCCTTAATGAGGTTGTGGTTGTAGGTTACGGCACCCAAAAACGCATCAACGTTACAGGTGCGGTAAGTACCATTAGCTCTAAAAGCATCGAGAATAAACCTGTGCTGAATACTTATCAAGCATTACAAGGCGAATCTCCAAACTTGATTATACAACAGACAAACCTAAACCCTGGCAGCGATGTAACTGTAAACATACGTGGCATAAACAGTTTAGGTGATAATACCCCACTTGTGGTTGTTGATGGAATTATTGGTGGGAACTTAAACACCATTAACCCTAATGATATAGCAAGTGTATCGGTGCTAAAAGATGCCGGGTCTGCCGCCATTTATGGCTCACGCGCTGCTAATGGTGTAATTTTAGTGACTACAAAGGCAGGAAGGTTTAACGCTAAGCCGACAGTCAGCTATAATGGCAACTACGGATTACAGGATGCGCAAGTTTTGGTGCACAAAGTGGATGCGTGGGATAACGCATATTACAAAAACCAATCGCTTATAAACTCCGGTTTACCAGCAGCTTATACCCCCGACCAAATTCAGGCTTTAAAAGATGCGGGAAATGGTACATGGGACATTGAACATTTGCTTAAAAAAGCACCGTTGCAATCACATAATTTAAGTATCACCGGCGGTGGCGAAACCAACTCATATTACATTTCTGCAGGTTATCAGAATCAAGGAAGCAACCTTATTGGTAATGGCGGTTCGGGTGCAGACTTTGGATATCAAAAGTATAACCTGAGGTTGAACCAAACGTCTGTAATAGGCAGGTTCAGGTCCAATATCATTTTGAATTATACCAAAACTCGTAACAAAACAAACAGCGTTGGTGACAATAACATTTTTGCAGATGCTAACCGCGTGCCACATAACTACAATTGGCTTGACGAGAATGGCAACTATTTAACTAATCCGGTTGCTTCTCAATACAACGAGTATGGTGTGCTTGAAAAAGGCGGATATAACCAGGCTGATAACGATGAGGTATTCGGCTCTTTTACCGGGCAGTTAAGTATCACTAAAGATCTAAAACTTACAGGTCAGTTTGGTGGTACTATCCAAAATAATGGCACTTTTTTCCGCCGTACCCAAGTTGATTACTTACCGGCTGGTGTATATGGCAATGATTTAACTGTATTGGATGGTAATAGCAAATCGTTTTTGACAGACACCAAGGTGTACGCAGAATACAGCAAAAAGATAAGTGACCATACCTTCAAAATACAAGCTGGTGTAGAGAGCGAAACATACAATCAACGTGGCTTTCAACTGCAAAAGACGCTTACTGATCCTTTATTAGGTACGCCTACTACAGGTACTATAGTTGATACACAGAACTCAAGCAACAGTATTGGAGTTAATTCAACTAGTTTACTGTCGGTAATTGGTCGTCTTAATTACTCTTATAAGGATAAGTTTTTATTGGAGGCCCTATTTCGTAATGATGCGTCATCAAAATTTGCAAAGGGCAACAGGGCAAGTTTTTTTCCATCGGTAAGTGCAGGCTGGATAATCAGCAAAGAATCCTTTATGGAATCTCTTAAAAATACTGTAAGTACTTTAAAATTACGAGCTTCATACGGCACAGTAGGTAATCAAAACGTTCGCAATTATCAATATCAAACAACTTATTTTAACTATCCAAATGCTTACGGCTTTGGTAACAATATAGTTGGTGGTGCAGGTACAAACATCGCTAACCGTGACATTGGATGGGAAAAGTCTGCCAAACTGAACATTGGCGTTGATGCAGGATTATTTGATGACAGGCTGGTGGCTACATTAGATTATTTCAACTCTACCACCAGTAATATTTTAGCGGCAAGAGCAGATGTGCCATTCGTATATGGTGCAGCTTCGCCTGATTATAACGTTGCTAAAGTTCGTAACAATGGATGGGAAGCTTCATTAACTTATAATTTAAGAGGTAAAGAAGTTAGCCAAAGCTTTAGCGTAAACATTGCTGATAACAAAAATAAACTGTTGAAATTAACCGGAAGTGCTACGGAGACAATTTACAATCAGGACGTTTTTCAATTGATCAGGCGGGTTGGAGAACCCATTACGCAGTACTACGGTTATGAAACAAACGGTTTCTTCCAAAATCAGCAGGATATTGATAACTCGCCGAAACTTGCAGGTAATAACGTACAGCCTGGCGATTTGAAGTTTAAAGACCGCAACAGCGATGGCATTATTGATGAAAAAGATAAAACCGTTCTAGGTAATCCATTCCCGCGCTACACATTTGGTTTCACTTATCGTGTTGCTTATAAAGGTTTCGATCTATCATTCTTTATACAGGGTGTAGGCAAACGTGATGCGTTCCTGCGCGGCGAACTGGTGGAGCCATTTCACTATGGTTATGGCGCTACAGTTTACGAACATCAAACAGATATCTGGTCGCCAACCAACCCGAATGCCCGTTATCCAATATTGGCTAACATTGGTTCTCCGTCAAATACAAATAATTGGCGTACAGGATCTGATCTGTACAAATATGATGCAGCTTACGCAAGGTTGAAAAACGTAAACATAGGCTACAATTTCAGCAACAGTGTTACCAAGAAGTTAGGCATACAGCGTTTAAGGGTATCACTTATTGGCCAAAACCTGGCCACACTGAGCAAATTAAAGTTTATCGATCCGGAAACGTCTGAGTTTGGTAACAACCTTAACCCTGGTTCAGCTTCTAACAGTGCAAGGCAATACCCGCTGCCTGTGTTTTACGGTGCCGGCCTTGACATTTCATTCTAA
- a CDS encoding RagB/SusD family nutrient uptake outer membrane protein encodes MRFFKKLLIVSVAVLAALGCKKLDIAPTDRFSDLTFWQVDANVYNALYNNYSLIYNSGLYFDAEALSDNAYSPSGDLNVIASGNATSQTGKFAGDWNNYYSAIKSCNIFLANIDKNTTLPAAVKTRLVAETRFIRAFEHFNLTKWYGDVPIVDHDATPEEAQTISRSPKAEVINFVVKELEAIVNDLPSKDAIPATENGRITKGAALALEARVLLYEGNRMADVVAICEKLMNDQGTNGSYGLETSYSALFSDPNVNKTTKESILSLQYVPTLRTWQNFWDFAPRTVGGRVSNMAPTQELVDDYIMLNGKGIKEAGSGYVETNPYVNRDPRLTATVVYDRYTWVNANNITKTIYIKPGTDPVQPGLDEYNAGSQAASATAYYWRKYYDPSALANFVSGNNLHLIRYAEILLDYAEAKQSLGQMDASVWAKTIGALRSRAGFTDAGALNYPVTGNMTNIIRRERRVELAMEGLRVDDIRRWKTAETAMNGYIHGAKFSNDQNTDNGYIRVQLRKFNPNRDYLWAIPAHDVDLNKNLVQNPGYTQ; translated from the coding sequence ATGAGATTTTTTAAAAAGCTTTTAATCGTATCTGTTGCAGTTTTAGCAGCATTGGGTTGTAAAAAACTCGATATCGCTCCAACAGACCGGTTTTCCGACCTTACCTTTTGGCAAGTCGACGCAAACGTTTATAACGCACTATACAACAACTACAGCTTAATTTATAACAGCGGTTTGTATTTTGATGCAGAGGCATTATCTGACAATGCCTACTCACCATCAGGCGACCTTAATGTTATTGCCAGTGGCAATGCCACATCGCAAACAGGTAAATTTGCCGGCGACTGGAACAATTATTACTCGGCGATAAAATCGTGTAATATATTTTTAGCAAACATAGATAAAAACACAACATTGCCTGCCGCGGTAAAAACCAGGCTGGTAGCAGAGACCCGTTTTATTCGTGCGTTTGAGCATTTTAACTTAACTAAATGGTATGGTGATGTGCCAATTGTAGATCACGATGCCACTCCCGAGGAAGCCCAAACCATTTCGCGCTCACCAAAAGCAGAAGTGATAAACTTTGTTGTCAAAGAACTGGAAGCTATAGTTAATGATCTGCCATCAAAAGACGCGATCCCGGCTACCGAGAACGGTCGTATAACCAAAGGTGCAGCACTGGCGTTAGAAGCAAGGGTATTGTTGTATGAGGGAAATCGTATGGCCGATGTAGTGGCCATTTGTGAAAAACTCATGAATGACCAGGGTACAAACGGCTCATATGGGTTGGAGACAAGCTATAGCGCTTTATTTAGCGATCCCAATGTTAATAAAACCACCAAAGAAAGCATACTCTCTTTGCAATATGTACCCACTTTACGTACATGGCAAAACTTTTGGGATTTTGCTCCACGCACTGTTGGTGGCCGTGTAAGTAACATGGCACCTACACAGGAGTTGGTTGATGATTATATTATGCTAAACGGCAAAGGAATCAAAGAAGCTGGCTCTGGCTATGTGGAAACTAACCCTTACGTAAACCGCGACCCCCGTTTAACTGCAACCGTAGTATATGACCGTTATACCTGGGTAAACGCAAATAATATTACGAAAACCATTTACATCAAACCAGGCACCGACCCTGTTCAGCCTGGATTAGATGAATATAACGCAGGTTCGCAGGCGGCATCAGCTACGGCATATTATTGGAGAAAGTACTATGATCCAAGCGCGCTGGCCAACTTCGTTTCAGGCAACAACCTGCACCTTATCAGGTATGCGGAGATCCTTTTAGATTATGCAGAAGCAAAACAAAGCCTTGGACAGATGGATGCCAGCGTTTGGGCGAAAACTATTGGTGCATTGCGATCAAGGGCCGGATTCACGGATGCAGGCGCCTTAAACTACCCGGTAACAGGCAACATGACCAACATCATCCGTCGCGAAAGAAGGGTAGAGCTGGCGATGGAAGGCTTGCGTGTTGATGATATCCGCAGATGGAAGACCGCCGAAACAGCAATGAATGGTTACATCCACGGAGCCAAGTTCTCTAATGACCAAAATACAGATAACGGTTATATAAGGGTACAGCTGCGTAAGTTCAACCCTAATCGTGATTATCTGTGGGCCATTCCGGCGCATGATGTCGATCTGAATAAAAACCTTGTTCAAAACCCCGGCTACACTCAATAA
- a CDS encoding SusE domain-containing protein, whose translation MKKIIKLAGIMLLVVFAASSCKKENRPLDLSLTPVGTLATPNDNADVKLDPTSSANILFKWDAASTDDGGLILYEIAFDKEGGDFSKPVYKAVSDGGGVKTEITITHKDLNKIANAVGIASSSTGKLKWTVIASKGTNALPSSASRTLQLERPAGFAENPVDLYITGSATEGGTDLSKAVKLKKVEDGVFEIYTSLKAGDYYLTDKNADGGKKYYIENSVIKEGANVVTVTGTAKTYRLNYDFTSATTKSSEIQSIGLYMSAYNTEIGTLNYIGNGVFEAASIPVEFYQFSWGRDERYKFIIHTATGLEYKGSTNANNVSPAGQAASYFYLVPVTNSQWDNTYKFDPSADRKNVKVDVMLQPNAYTHKVTVL comes from the coding sequence ATGAAGAAGATAATAAAGCTGGCAGGTATAATGCTGCTGGTGGTATTTGCAGCAAGTTCCTGCAAAAAAGAAAACAGACCTCTAGACCTTAGCCTAACTCCGGTTGGGACCTTGGCTACACCTAATGACAATGCGGATGTAAAACTTGACCCTACAAGTTCCGCGAATATATTATTCAAGTGGGACGCGGCATCTACTGATGATGGTGGCTTGATACTTTACGAAATAGCGTTTGATAAAGAAGGTGGCGATTTCAGCAAACCTGTTTACAAAGCTGTTTCTGATGGCGGGGGTGTAAAAACAGAGATCACCATAACACATAAGGACCTTAATAAGATTGCCAATGCGGTAGGTATCGCTTCTTCAAGCACCGGAAAGTTAAAGTGGACAGTTATAGCATCTAAAGGTACAAATGCTTTGCCTTCTTCTGCATCGCGCACGTTACAGTTGGAACGTCCCGCCGGTTTTGCTGAAAACCCTGTCGATTTATACATCACCGGATCGGCTACGGAGGGTGGTACTGATCTAAGCAAAGCAGTTAAGCTAAAAAAGGTAGAAGACGGTGTGTTTGAGATTTACACTTCACTAAAAGCCGGTGATTACTATCTCACAGATAAAAATGCCGATGGAGGTAAAAAATACTATATCGAAAACAGTGTGATAAAAGAAGGAGCGAACGTAGTAACTGTTACAGGTACTGCCAAAACTTACCGTTTAAATTATGATTTTACATCGGCTACTACCAAGTCGTCAGAAATACAATCTATTGGGTTGTATATGTCGGCTTACAATACCGAAATAGGCACCCTTAATTACATTGGCAACGGTGTATTCGAAGCGGCAAGCATCCCTGTTGAATTCTATCAGTTCTCCTGGGGCCGTGACGAACGATACAAGTTCATCATCCACACTGCAACAGGATTAGAATATAAAGGAAGTACTAACGCTAACAACGTTTCGCCGGCAGGCCAGGCAGCATCCTACTTTTACCTGGTTCCGGTTACCAATTCGCAGTGGGATAATACGTACAAGTTTGATCCATCTGCCGACAGAAAGAATGTTAAAGTTGACGTAATGTTACAACCTAACGCTTATACACACAAAGTGACTGTTCTTTAA
- a CDS encoding glycoside hydrolase family 76 protein, with translation MKKVLFGLAAVATVLAASCSKDKGVTPGPGGGGTTPPVVVNPPATTVNYFDLAKQTRSFISSNLLTSNFSYRANTTSHANNCYEWYNVSQIYADAALVAAGDASALPYMNNTFKFMENFWDKADMRGGYFASVNLDGSGAAGDKYVDDNGLTGMVYLEAYEITNGTDKAAYLAKAKACADWLINSGLWDSTYGGGFWWNTSKPDKPTQSNGVAMQLFAKLYTITGETIYRDWATQVNNWLRTTMYDSASGLYIWKIDGGGSGTKHFEKFTYDNAVMLEADILFGKATNDASYLAKAQAIGNAMNTVLWNSQYKGYIFNTDPTQTRVNPAWCGWGTQGMIRLYEQDKDQKWLTFARNNIAALNKATRNADSRAYYFFASFDGSSRSPEIEGVDQAWMQRVQAMMSVYDK, from the coding sequence ATGAAAAAAGTACTTTTTGGGTTGGCAGCTGTTGCAACTGTATTGGCAGCATCGTGTAGTAAAGATAAAGGAGTAACACCCGGTCCCGGCGGCGGTGGCACAACACCGCCTGTGGTGGTTAACCCACCTGCAACCACCGTCAATTACTTTGATCTGGCTAAGCAAACGCGCAGCTTTATAAGCAGTAACCTGCTTACGTCAAACTTTAGTTATCGCGCAAATACTACATCTCATGCTAACAATTGTTACGAGTGGTACAACGTAAGCCAGATATATGCTGATGCTGCTTTGGTGGCAGCGGGAGATGCGTCCGCTTTGCCTTACATGAATAATACCTTTAAGTTTATGGAGAACTTTTGGGACAAGGCAGACATGCGGGGTGGTTATTTTGCTTCTGTAAACCTAGACGGCAGCGGCGCTGCCGGCGATAAATATGTAGATGATAACGGCTTGACCGGTATGGTTTACCTTGAAGCGTACGAAATAACTAACGGAACAGACAAAGCAGCGTATTTAGCTAAGGCCAAAGCTTGTGCTGACTGGCTAATAAACAGCGGGCTATGGGATAGTACATACGGCGGCGGTTTTTGGTGGAACACCTCTAAACCGGATAAGCCAACGCAATCAAACGGTGTGGCTATGCAGCTCTTCGCCAAATTGTACACTATTACAGGTGAAACTATTTACCGTGACTGGGCTACCCAGGTGAACAACTGGCTGCGTACAACCATGTACGACTCTGCAAGTGGCCTTTACATCTGGAAAATTGATGGAGGTGGCTCAGGTACAAAACACTTTGAAAAATTCACGTACGACAACGCAGTGATGCTGGAGGCGGATATACTTTTTGGCAAGGCGACAAACGATGCGTCTTATTTAGCGAAGGCGCAGGCTATTGGCAACGCGATGAACACGGTTCTCTGGAATTCGCAATATAAAGGCTACATTTTCAATACTGACCCCACACAAACACGTGTTAACCCTGCATGGTGCGGTTGGGGCACTCAGGGAATGATCAGGCTGTACGAACAGGATAAAGATCAAAAGTGGCTTACCTTTGCCCGCAATAATATTGCTGCCTTAAACAAAGCAACACGCAATGCCGACTCTCGCGCTTACTACTTTTTTGCAAGCTTTGATGGTTCAAGCCGCTCGCCGGAAATAGAGGGGGTAGATCAAGCCTGGATGCAAAGGGTACAGGCTATGATGTCTGTTTACGATAAATAG